In one Nicotiana tomentosiformis chromosome 6, ASM39032v3, whole genome shotgun sequence genomic region, the following are encoded:
- the LOC104089445 gene encoding tRNA-splicing endonuclease subunit Sen2-1-like, whose product MGPRWKGKGAEVKALADPISEIVGQLQSSLIRSNSRGLLSGTNVLLKADTEQTELLNRACFGRPRVTAEKNEQWFQLCMEEAFYLQYSLKCIKVVDHNDTELNSDELWKHITSRKENFPILYKAFSHLRSKNWVVRSGSQYGVDFVAYRHHPALVHSEYAVLALSSQHGSANGRLRVWSDFHCTLRLCGSVAKTLLILDIEQQQSCATSPSCLDNYVVEERTITRWSPEQGREPKVRSDPSKK is encoded by the coding sequence ATGGGGCCGAGGTGGAAAGGAAAAGGGGCAGAAGTTAAAGCTCTTGCAGATCCCATTTCAGAAATAGTCGGCCAGCTTCAATCTTCTCTGATCCGCTCAAACTCTCGAGGACTGCTTTCTGGAACGAATGTGCTTCTTAAAGCAGACACAGAACAAACTGAGCTCCTCAATCGTGCATGTTTTGGTAGGCCTAGGGTAACGGCAGAAAAGAATGAGCAATGGTTTCAGCTCTGCATGGAAGAAGCTTTTTACCTTCAGTATTCTCTAAAATGCATTAAGGTTGTTGACCACAATGACACTGAACTGAACAGCGATGAGTTATGGAAGCATATAACTTCCAGGAAGGAAAATTTTCCTATCTTATACAAAGCTTTTTCTCACCTTAGAAGTAAGAACTGGGTGGTTAGATCGGGCTCTCAGTACGGGGTAGACTTTGTTGCCTATCGTCATCATCCTGCTCTAGTACATTCTGAATATGCTGTGCTTGCATTATCTTCACAACATGGTAGTGCAAATGGTCGCTTGAGGGTTTGGTCTGACTTCCATTGCACTCTTCGACTTTGTGGTAGTGTGGCGAAAACATTATTAATTCTTGATATTGAGCAACAGCAAAGTTGTGCAACTTCTCCGTCGTGCTTAGATAATTATGTTGTTGAAGAGAGAACAATCACAAGATGGAGCCCGGAGCAAGGCCGCGAACCAAAAGTTAGATCCGACCCAAGTAAAAAGTAG